In Humulus lupulus chromosome 6, drHumLupu1.1, whole genome shotgun sequence, a single genomic region encodes these proteins:
- the LOC133781604 gene encoding probable CoA ligase CCL12, which produces MCEVGVEDLVKAGLSTEEAKYFQRVLEDIVNGAKGLEPSEVWREVVARRLLKPSHPHELHQLLYHSVYANWDVSTRGPPLYWFPSLHQSKKTNLGRLMEKYGSEVLGPSYKDPITSFSLFRKFSVQQPEAYWSIVLKELSVSFQEAPKCILDSADKSKCSGSWLPGSVLNIAECCLLPTSYPMKRDDSPAIVWRDEGYDDSEVNVLTLKELREKVMLVANALDAMFSKGDAIAIDMPMTVNAVVIYLAIILSGFVVVSIADSFAAKEIATRLRVSNAKAIFTQDFILRGGRKFSLYSRVVDAAPHKAIVLPVNGSNLGLQLREQDISWEEFLSNVSNQARSNHYTPFYQPVDSLINILFSSGTTGEPKAIPWTQLSPLRCAADTWAHIDAQVGDIFCWPTNLGWAMGPALLFSSFLTGATLALYHGSPLGHGFGKFVQDSGVTILGTVPSLVKVWKSTQCMKGLDWTKIKVFASTGEASNVDDDLWLSSQAYYQPIMECCGGTELASSYIQGSLVQPQAFGAFSTAAMTVGLVILDDNGISCPDKQECTGEVGLFPLYLGATDRLLNADNEKVYFKGMPLYNGMSLRRHGDILKRTAGDMEADDTMNLGGIKTSSIEIE; this is translated from the exons ATGTGTGAGGTGGGAGTAGAGGACTTGGTCAAGGCTGGGCTAAGCACTGAGGAGGCCAAGTATTTCCAAAGGGTCCTTGAAGATATAGTGAATGGAGCCAAAGGGTTGGAGCCAAGTGAGGTCTGGAGAGAGGTGGTGGCTCGGAGACTGCTCAAACCATCACACCCACATGAGCTCCACCAACTGCTTTACCACTCTGTCTATGCCAACTGGGATGTCTCAACCAGAGGCCCCCCTCTCTACTGGTTTCCTTCTCT ACATCAGTCGAAAAAAACGAACTTGGGACGTCTCATGGAGAAGTATGGTTCAGAAGTTTTAGGGCCTTCGTATAAGGATCCCATAACAAGTTTTAGCCTCTTCCGAAAGTTCTCTGTTCAGCAACCTGAG GCATACTGGTCAATTGTTCTGAAAGAGCTTTCAGTTTCATTCCAAGAAGCTCCAAAGTGTATTCTAGACAGTGCAGACAAGTCAAAGTGCAGCGGATCATGGCTGCCCGGTTCGGTTTTGAACATTGCTGAATGTTGCTTGTTGCCCACTTCATATCCAATGAAAAGGGATGATAGTCCTGCAATTGTATGGAGAGATGAAGGTTATGATGATTCTGAAGTAAATGTTTTAACACTGAAGGAACTCAGAGAGAAAGTAAT GTTGGTGGCGAATGCACTTGATGCAATGTTTTCAAAAGGCGATGCAATTGCAATCGACATGCCAATGACAGTCAATGCTGTTGTTATATATTTGGCAATCATACTATCTGGTTTTGTAGTAGTATCCATAGCTGATAGCTTCGCTGCAAAGGAGATTGCTACTCGCTTGCGCGTGTCAAATGCCAAGGCTATCTTTACTCAg GATTTCATACTGAGAGGAGGCCGCAAATTTTCACTATACAG TCGAGTTGTCGATGCTGCACCGCATAAGGCTATTGTCCTCCCTGTGAATGGCAGTAATTTAGGACTTCAGTTAAGAGAACAAGATATATCATGGGAAGAATTTCTTTCCAATGTTAGTAACCAAGCAAG ATCAAACCATTACACTCCATTTTATCAGCCTGTAGACTCTCTGATAAATATACTATTCTCTTCTGGAACCACAG GAGAACCGAAAGCCATTCCATGGACACAACTTTCTCCGCTTCGTTGTGCAGCTGATACATGGGCTCATATTGATGCTCAAGTTGGAGATATTTTCTGCTGGCCCACCAATTTGGGATGGGCGATGGGTCCAGCTTTACTATTCTCTTCATTTCTAACTGGTGCAACTCTTGCTCTTTATCATGGTTCTCCTCTAGGCCATGGTTTTGGAAAATTTGTTCAG GATTCAGGTGTGACTATTTTAGGCACAGTTCCAAGCCTTGTTAAAGTTTGGAAAAGCACACAGTGTATGAAAGGCCTGGATTGGACAAAGATAAA GGTGTTTGCTTCCACCGGGGAAGCTTCTAATGTTGATGATGACCTTTGGCTCTCTTCACAAGCTTATTACCAACCCATCATGGAATGCTGTGGAGGGACAGAACTTGCATCATCTTACATACAAGGAAGTCTAGTGCAACCACAAGCTTTCGGAGCGTTTAGCACAGCAGCAATGACAGTTGGTCTTGTCATTCTTGATGACAATGGAATTTCTTGT CCAGATAAGCAAGAATGTACCGGTGAAGTTGGCTTATTCCCTCTGTACTTGGGAGCAACTGATAGACTACTCAATGCAGATAATGAAAAAGTCTACTTTAAGGGAATGCCTTTATATAATGGAATG AGCCTTAGGAGACATGGAGACATCCTCAAGAGAACTGCTGGAGACATGGAGGCTGATGACACCATGAACCTTGGTGGCATTAAG ACAAGTTCTATCGAAATTGAATGA
- the LOC133784651 gene encoding uncharacterized protein LOC133784651, with protein MVVTRAGSASPARSGAAFSGPASSKHSDDQESSETKGKLLKSNLSPLSKGKAVLKYSLDSPLPNVIEDDVGGSNELKEGDMHASVDLIGKKLKRKHVALSKSKVSAKKSKKLSIEGSSRVKCKANRKIAKKNVGLLDKPKHMECFIKHEDHYRARVNFHCGFEKINVISEKLTDSQQLNWFTMFC; from the exons ATGGTTGTCACTCGTGCGGGGTCTGCATCTCCTGCTCGGTCGGGTGCTGCGTTCTCTGGCCCAGCATCCTCGAAGCATTCCGACGATCAAGAGTCTTCCGAAACGAAGGGGAAACTTCTGAAGAGTAATCTTTCTCCTTTGTCTAAAGGGAAAGCTGTTTTGAAGTATTCATTGGATTCTCCCCTTCCTAATgtgatcgaggatgatgttggtGGTTCAAATGAGTTGAAGGAGGGCGACATGCATGCGAGTGTTGACTTAATTGGGAAAAAGTTGAAGCGAAAACATGTTGCATTGTCAAAGAGCAAAGTCAGTGCGAAGAAATCTAAGAAACTATCTATTGAAGGTTCTAGTCGAGTAAAGTGCAAGGCTAACAGAAAAATTGCGAAGAAGAATGTTGGTTTACTGGATAAACCGAAG CATATGGAATGTTTTATCAAACATGAGGATCATTATAGAGCAAGAGTCAATTTTCACTGTGGTTTTGAGAAGATCAATGTGATCTCAGAAAAATTGACTGACTCTCAACAG CTAAATTGGTTCACCATGTTTTGTTGA
- the LOC133781603 gene encoding uncharacterized protein LOC133781603: MWFKVCGKLIRFSLGEFGLLSGLNVFGDIDRGGIKNSNPIGLYSKFFGDHTRGISRIIVEERFKAANFDNDDEAVRMAVLYLITNFLYAWQKEKNIEKTDLYLCDSGGFNHFPWGKDIFNVTLSSLRDALRENEVVITRQGSYPTYKLNGLPFVFQVFIYESIPSLEGTYCEKVSCGLPRIINWSSVAIPSHKELERNVFSLHKTKIVKVLPTDEENNAFKLEGFFQCNKDMNVADFEDDDFVAPPKKPTSEAPSSSYVPCVTFGFSDMKIIVDECQKKCNIMSKEIAFLKSASESRHRALMEMLVNLKNDQDLKHKAVMEMLGELRPKSCGINDDIDHVDVGFVGADVGDTSGGGGVSKEKDKFFENESFTQVFDECIQAMQEDAAGDMVIADDKNDTVNENEKTTGNDVEETMNIVKPHDDVADVVKDLEEEAHIFNNMNVEIFDKVVHAAVGDLAKKKEVIMATPIAGSLMNPVVVSTPVVGKRNPKPATVLQSPFVNQFGSSSSKDMKHLEVVKSKRKVVGRYAFGDNLFDLPNQIDQDSFNKWFSLGLRKNNKYKKFDDNNSIIKEPFQFCVTEIERKIWFYDLVKDGRDLDNEHINVAFYYLRKKAKYCELINVRVTTTDNSFDQVITSLYDVYLSSDCDRSVISHNSVIFEYICGYKMLCNTPWSLVDFILFPINMTVVGCNHWILGEFNVKQRFFKVYNSMRNRVMDKKVLKVVEAYSTLLPLFLSLNNFYESREDIDLNAQAFKGIDMCHPLDIVFDDEVPQQSNNDCGIFIIKFAEFLMHGLIENIPNPLNVSFQRNKIAVELYVHAKRKKDEGYLSDGEFRGRMSKKMLNVNAMEV; encoded by the exons atgtGGTTTAAAGTTTGTGGAAAGCTGATTAGGTTTTCTTTGGGTGAATTTGGGTTATTGTCTGGGTTAAATGTGTTTGGTGATATTGATAGAGGTGGAATTAAGAATAGTAATCCTATTGGATTGTATTCGAAATTTTTTGGTGACCATACAAGGGGCATTTCAAGAATTATTGTTGAAGAAAGGTTTAAGGCTGCCAATTTTGATAATGATGATGAGGCTGTTAGGATGGCTGTACTTTACCTGATCACTAACTTTTTGTATGCTTGGCAAAAAGAGAAGAACATTGAAAAAACTGACTTGTATCTTTGTGATAGTGGTGGTTTTAATCATTTTCCATGGGGAAAGGATATTTTTAATGTGACTCTCTCATCTTTGAGAGATGCTTTAAGGGAAAATGAAGTTGTTATTACTCGGCAAGGTTCTTACCCAACCTATAAGTTGAATGGTTTGCCATTTGTTTTCCAAGTTTTCATTTACGAATCAATTCCTAGTTTAGAGGGAACttattgtgagaaggttagttGTGGTCTGCCTAGGATTATAAATTGGTCATCTGTTGCAATCCCATCTCATAAGGAGCTTGAGAGGAATGTGTTTTCATTACATAAg ACCAAAATTGTTAAAGTTTTGCCCACTGATGAAGAGAACAATGCCTTCAAGCTTGAAGGTTTTTTCCAGTGCAACAAGGATATGAATGTTGCTGATTTTGAGGATGATGATTTTGTTGCTCCTCCAAAGAAACCAACCAGTGAGGCTCCTTCCTCATCATATGTTCCTTGTGTGACATTTGGTTTTTCTGATATGAAAATTATTGTGGATGAATGTCAGAAGAAGTGTAACATTATGTCTAAGGAAATTGCATTTTTAAAGTCTGCTAGTGAATCTAGACATAGGGCATTGATGGAGATGTTGGTTAATCTGAAAAACGATCAAGATTTAAAACACAAGGCAGTTATGGAAATGTTAGGTGAGTTGAGGCCAAAATCATGTGGTATTAATGATGATATTGATCATGTTGATGTTGGTTTTGTGGGAGCTGATGTTGGTGATACTTCTGGTGGTGGTggtgtttcaaaggaaaaggatAAGTTTTTTGAGAATGAAAGTTTTACCCAAGTTTTTGATGAATGCATTCAAGCAATGCAAGAAGATGCTGCTGGAGATATGGTAATTGCAGATGATAAGAATGATACAGTAAATGAGAATGAGAAGACTACTGGGAATGATGTTGAAGAAACAATG AATATTGTCAAACCTCATGATGATGTAGCTGATGTTGTTAAAGATCTAGAAGAAGAGGCTCATATTTTTAACAACATGAATGTGGAGATTTTTGATAAAGTTGTTCATGCAGCTGTTGGTGATTTGGCAAAGAAAAAG GAAGTTATTATGGCAACACCCATTGCTGGTTCTTTGATGAATCCAGTAGTTGTGTCTACTCCTGTTGTTGGCAAAAGGAATCCAAAGCCTGCTACAGTTTTGCAATCTCCTTTTGTTAACCAATTTGGATCATCTTCTTCTAAGGATATGAAACATTTGGAGGTTGTGAAGTCTAAAAGGAAGGTTGTGGGACGATATGCTTTTGGAGACAATCTTTTTGATCTGCCTAATCAAATTGACCAAGACTCTTTTAACAAGTGGTTTTCTCTGGGGCTGAGAAAAAATAATAA GTATAAGAAATTTGATGATAATAATAGTATCATTAAGGAGCCATTTCAGTTTTGTGTAACTGAGATTGAGAGAAAAATTTGGTTTTATGATTTAGTTAAAGATGGGAGGGATTTGGACAATGAG CATATTAATGTGGCATTTTATTACCTTAGAAAAAAAGCCAAGTATTGTGAGTTGATAAATGTTAGAGTTACTACTACAGATAACTCTTTTGATCAAGTTATCACTTCTCTGTATGATGTGTATCTGTCAAGTGACTGTGATCGATCTGTTATATCGCATAACAGTGTTATTTTTGAGTATATTTGTGGTTATAAAATGCTTTGTAACACCCCTTGGTCGCTAGTAGATTTCATTTTATTCCCTATTAATATGACTGTTGTTGGCTGTAATCATTGGATTCTTGGGGAGTTCAACGTGAAGCAGAGATTTTTTAAAGTCTACAACTCAATGAGGAATAGAGTTATGGATAAGAAAGTGTTGAAAGTTGTTGAAGCATATTCTACTTTGTTGCCCTTGTTTCtttctttaaataatttttatgagtCAAGGGAAGATATTGATCTAAATGCACAAGCATTCAAGGGCATTGATATGTGTCACCCGTTGGACATTGTGTTTGATGATGAGGTTCCACAACAGAGTAACAA cgATTGTGGGATTTTTATCATAAAGTTTGCTGAATTTCTTATGCATGGACTTATTGAAAATATCCCCAATCCTCTGAATGTTAGTTTCCAGAGAAACAAAATTGCAGTCGAGCTATATGTCCATGCTAAAAGAAAGAAAGATGAAGGCTATCTATCTGATGGGGAGTTCAGAGGAAGAATGAGCAAGAAGATGTTGAATGTTAATGCAATGGAAGTATGA
- the LOC133784652 gene encoding uncharacterized protein LOC133784652: MNPITSLVYYDGHWNENNVYEDFKMLGVLIPLDCSFTTLMNILSTELSTILSTENATIEYQIAETLPPLKIKSDSSIQFYLECKRNDKTLTKYPLIVSVTENNQTITCGALQKMSSTVASSSNNIENDISDTSTFSIDEPQGLPNFIQLADQITDLILEKERHESIPEHIGTETTIITHAISDGIREKQVYKNKEVLTTTIGLYAIKNNFQFKVHKSCKKEYQLKCLDSECTWSFRAARYGKTDMFQLRKFNRAHTCSLDIILGDHRQASSSMVGNVVKTKFTDPKTNYRPKDIAKDMLDRYGVSMSYQKAWRSKEKAVNYVHGSSQDSYRDIPRYLHILKHKNPGTVTDLQIDSINRFKYLYMAMGQSILGWKHCIPVIVVDGTFLKAAFGGTLLTASTQDANRHIFPLAFAITDSENNDSWEWFFRKIKECYGEREELCIVSDRHESIENAIKNVFPNVTHGVCSYHLFCNIKTKFKTDAEATSIAFHAAAKAYNMEDFEKYMKDLDSLHEGIRPFLANEVKYEKWARIHSKSRRYAAMTSNIAESINAALKEMRELPVTTLLECLRNLIQKWSYNNKKEAEATFTELPKKQEEYLRKNFVKSLRMTVEPASTLIYSVHNGLTTNIVDIAKKSCSCNKFDLDELPCEHAMAVIRKMNLQYKKYCSYYFTKQAMLNTYNASIHPLGDPKTWRVPPDVEEIEVLPPKGNRKSGRPRKKRFVSAREGSYQLKCGSTVIGTLLITITCDKEL, encoded by the exons ATGAATCCAATAACATCTTTGGTATATTATGATGGTCATTGGAATGAAAATAATGTGTATGAGGATTTCAAAATGCTGGGAGTGTTAATACCATTAGATTGCTCATTTACAACACTAATGAATATCTTGTCTACAGAGTTGTCTACCATTCTGTCAACAGAAAATGCAACAATTGAGTACCAGATTGCAGAAACATTGCCTCCATTGAAGATCAAAAGTGATAGCTCTATACAATTCTACTTGGAGTGCAAAAGAAATGACAAAACACTCACAAAATACCCTTTGATAGTTTCTGTAACAGAGAACAACCAAACAATTACCTGTGGAGCACTTCAAAAGATGAGTTCTACTGTTGCTTCAAGTAGTAATAATATAGAGAATGATATTTCGGACACATCGACATTCTCTATAGATGAACCTCAAGGACTACCAAATTTTATTCAGTTGGCAGATCAAATTACAGATTTGATTTTGGAGAAGGAACGACATGAATCAATTCCTGAACATATTGGAACAGAAACTACAATTATAACTCATGCAATTTCTGATGGAATAAGAGAAAAACAGGTATACAAAAACAAAGAGGTTCTTACAACAACAATTGGTCTCTATGCCATAAAAAACAATTTTCAGTTCAAGGTCCACAAATCTTGCAAAAAAGAATATCAGTTGAAGTGCCTTGATTCAGAATGTACGTGGTCATTTCGTGCTGCAAGATATGGAAAGACAGATATGTTCCAACTTAGGAAGTTCAATCGTGCCCACACATGTTCCTTGGACATTATTCTTGGAGATCACCGACAGGCTTCAAGTAGTATGGTTGGGAATGTTGTGAAGACCAAGTTCACAGATCCAAAAACAAATTATAGACCTAAAGATATAGCTAAAGACATGTTGGACAGATATGGAGTTTCCATGAGTTACCAAAAAGCATGGCGATCTAAGGAAAAAGCAGTTAATTATGTACATGGTTCAAGTCAAGATTCCTACCGAGACATTCCACGATATCTGCACATTTTGAAGCACAAAAATCCAGGTACTGTAACAGATTTGCAAATTGATAGTATAAACAGatttaaatatctttatatgGCTATGGGACAATCAATTCTAGGTTGGAAACATTGCATTCCAGtaattgttgttgatggaacaTTCCTAAAAGCTGCATTTGGCGGTACACTTCTCACAGCTTCAACACAAGATGCAAATAGACACATCTTCCCATTGGCTTTTGCTATAACAGATTCGGAAAACAATGATTCATGGGAGTGGTTcttcagaaaaataaaagaatgttATGGAGAAAGAGAAGAGTTGTGTATAGTTTCAGATAGACACGAAAGCATAGAGAATGCTATAAAAAATGTCTTTCCAAATGTAACTCATGGAGTGTGCTCCTACCATCTTTTCTGCAACATAAAGACCAAGTTTAAAACAGACGCAGAGGCAACCAGTATTGCATTTCATGCTGCTGCAAAAGCTTATAACATGGAAGATTTTGAAAAATACATGAAGGACTTGGACAGTTTACATGAAGGAATCCGTCCTTTTCTGGCCAATGAGGTTAAATATGAAAAGTGGGCAAGAATCCACTCCAAAAGTCGTAGATATGCAGCTATGACTTCAAACATAGCTGAATCCATTAATGCAGCACTAAAAGAAATGAGAGAGCTTCCAGTAACAACATTACTCGAGTGCCTTAGAAACCTGATTCAAAAATGGAGctacaacaacaaaaaagaagcAGAAGCAACATTTACAGAATTGCCAAAGAAACAAGAGGAATACTTAAGAAAGAACTTTGTCAAGTCATTAAGAATGACT GTAGAACCAGCTAGCACACTCATTTACAGTGTACACAATGGTTTAACAACAAACATTGTTGACATTGCAAAGAAATCTTGCTCTTGTAACAAGTTTGATTTGGATGAATTACCTTGTGAACATGCCATGGCAGTCATTAGAAAGATGAACCTTCAGTATAAAAAATATTGCTCATATTATTTCACAAAACAAGCCATGTTGAACACCTATAATGCATCAATACATCCATTGGGAGATCCAAAAACATGGAGAGTTCCGCCTGATGTTGAGGAAATAGAAGTACTACCTCCAAAGGGAAACAGAAAAAGTGGAAGGCCAAGGAAAAAAAGGTTTGTCTCAGCAAGAGAAGGGTCTTATCAGCTTAAATGTGGAAG TACGGTGATTGGAACATTACTTATCACTATTACTTGTGATAAAGAATTATGA
- the LOC133781605 gene encoding pentatricopeptide repeat-containing protein At5g11310, mitochondrial-like, producing the protein MFMVLKRCRSILLTPLLFGPNPNSKPFQFHYLQVFFSDQSWLSIPGKPLIKWPHDILTPPATQLAPVPDLGTKVSQNEFLAVSELLTNPDISSGPSLHDALDRTGIKLDSSLLQTVVDHFDSSPKLLYSLFLWAEKQTTFQSSAALFNSMVNVLAKSREFDSAWSLIQDQIDKEDEPALVSVDTFVIMIRRYGRAGMPESAVRTFEFASTLTTVVSLGSEMSLFEILLDSLCKEGHVRDASAYFDRKKKSDSNWIPSIRVYNILLNGWFRMRKLKHAERLWMEMKKENVKPTVVTYGTLVEGYCRMRRSERAIELVSEMKTEGIKPNAIVYNPIIDALGEAGMFKEALGMMERFLVLESGPTISTYNSLVKGFCKAGNLVGASKILKMMIGRGFVPTPTTYNYFFKYFSKLGKIEEAMNLYTKMIESGYSPDRLTYHLLLKMLCEDGKLELAVQVIEEMRSRGCDMDLATSTMLIHLFCDMRKFEEASLEFGNMIRRGIVPQYLTFQRLNDELKKQGMTEMARKVCGLMSSVPHSTKLPDTYKRDGDASRARRSSILRKAEAMSAILKTCKDPRELVKYRGSSRNVVATANPLIENIKKKV; encoded by the coding sequence ATGTTCATGGTTCTCAAACGTTGCCGCTCTATCCTACTAACCCCTCTTCTCTTTGGACCAAATCCTAATTCCAAACCTTTTCAATTTCACTACTTGCAGGTCTTCTTCTCCGATCAGTCATGGCTGTCCATACCTGGCAAGCCCCTGATCAAGTGGCCTCACGACATCCTCACTCCACCAGCCACACAACTAGCCCCGGTTCCTGACTTAGGCACTAAAGTTTCTCAGAATGAGTTCCTCGCGGTTTCTGAGCTCCTCACCAACCCTGACATTTCCTCTGGTCCTTCCCTCCATGATGCCTTGGACAGGACAGGAATCAAGCTCGATTCAAGTTTGTTACAAACTGTGGTCGACCACTTTGATTCTTCCCCCAAGTTATTGTACTCGCTCTTTCTTTGGGCAGAGAAGCAAACCACATTTCAATCATCTGCTGCGCTCTTTAACTCCATGGTCAATGTGCTTGCGAAATCAAGGGAGTTTGACTCAGCGTGGTCTTTGATTCAGGATCAAATTGACAAAGAGGATGAACCCGCTTTGGTTTCTGTGGATACGTTTGTGATCATGATCAGACGATATGGTCGTGCAGGTATGCCCGAATCTGCAGTTCGAACTTTTGAATTTGCGAGTACTTTGACTACAGTTGTTAGTTTGGGTTCAGAAATGAGTTTGTTTGAGATTTTGTTGGATTCTCTTTGCAAGGAAGGGCATGTTAGAGATGCTTCAGCTTATTTTGATAGGAAAAAGAAGTCAGACTCGAATTGGATTCCGTCGATTCGAGTTTACAACATCCTGTTGAATGGTTGGTTTCGAATGAGGAAGCTCAAACACGCAGAGCGACTCTGGATGGAGATGAAAAAGGAGAATGTGAAGCCTACTGTTGTGACATATGGTACTCTTGTGGAAGGTTATTGTCGGATGCGTCGGTCTGAAAGGGCAATTGAACTAGTTAGTGAGATGAAAACAGAAGGAATTAAGCCGAATGCTATTGTGTATAACCCAATAATTGACGCGTTGGGGGAAGCCGGGATGTTCAAGGAGGCATTGGGCATGATGGAGCGCTTTTTGGTTCTGGAATCAGGACCCACTATCTCAACATACAATTCTCTGGTGAAGGGTTTTTGCAAGGCAGGAAATCTTGTTGGGGCAAGTAAGATTCTTAAGATGATGATAGGTCGGGGATTCGTCCCAACACCAACAACTTATAACTATTTCTTTAAGTACTTTTCAAAGTTGGGAAAAATTGAGGAAGCAATGAACTTGTATACTAAGATGATTGAATCTGGATATTCTCCTGATCGACTCACATACCATCTGTTGTTAAAGATGTTGTGTGAGGATGGGAAACTTGAGTTGGCAGTTCAAGTTATTGAAGAAATGAGATCCAGGGGATGTGATATGGACTTAGCTACAAGCACAATGTTAATCCATCTGTTTTGTGATATGCGAAAATTCGAAGAGGCGAGTTTGGAATTTGGAAATATGATCAGAAGGGGCATAGTTCCTCAGTATCTTACTTTCCAGAGACTAAATGATGAACTAAAGAAACAAGGAATGACTGAGATGGCACGGAAAGTATGTGGCCTGATGTCTTCTGTTCCCCACTCTACGAAGTTGCCAGATACTTATAAAAGAGATGGAGACGCATCTCGTGCGCGGAGATCCTCTATTCTTCGAAAAGCTGAAGCAATGTCGGCTATATTGAAAACTTGCAAGGATCCAAGAGAATTAGTTAAATATCGAGGTTCGTCTAGAAATGTTGTTGCAACAGCGAACCCGTTGATAGAGAACATTAAGAAGAAAGTATAG